Part of the Nicotiana sylvestris chromosome 2, ASM39365v2, whole genome shotgun sequence genome, GCTTTACTGTAAACAGGGTGTTTCTGTCAGGGTTCGAAGGCCTACTGATTACAATCCTTCTTTGGCTGCTGCACTTGGTCCTGGCCATCCAAGCCCTCACCTTAACTTAACTGCTGCTGGGCTTACGCCTGGGTAAGTTGAAGTCGCTGTCTATTTTCCTTTACTGTTGCTGCAGAAAATGGTGCCTCTGTCCTAAATTTGCTCTGGAAATCGTTAGAACTTGATTGATATGAGAAAGGTAAGCCAATTATAAGACCTACATTGTTATGTGGGAATGGTTGTTTCACTGCCAAAGTTCAACATATCCACAAGACGAGTGTTGCTGAGATGTGCTTGCTAAGATGGATGTGCGGTCATATAAGATTAGACAAGATTAGAAATGACCACATTCTGCAGAAGGTGCAATTAGCACACATCGAGAATAAAATGAGGCAAGGGCGCTTGAGATGGTTTGGCCATGTCCTGTGTCTGTGGCTACCTTCAGATGCACTAGTCTGTACGTGCAAAGGTGTTAAAAGGGGACGAGGTAGGCCTAAAATCATATGAAGGAAGTAGTCTCGAAACACCTAAAATCATTTGGAGTCCATGGAAATCTAGCCTAAAGCTAAAGTATAATGGAGGAAAAAGACATAATAGGTATCACCTATTAGCTGGGACTATGCCTTAGTCACGTTAGTATGTTCAATTGTTCACATTAGTTTTTAGGAGTCTTTTAGTCATGTCTGAGATTTATATGCCACTGAAAAAATATAGAAAACTTTGTTAtcgttattgttattattattattattattattattattattattattattattattatcattatcattattattattactatatGGGTCTCATGGTCGGTGAAGATTCATATAGGTGACCTTAAGTTGCTTGAGTTTAGGCGTAGTAGTTGTTATTGGTTGGCATGAGACATTTCAAATATGTAATCTTGGTCTGATTTGTATTGATTGAGTTGTTCCTATCTGGGATTTTATATTTTCCCAATCAGTCAGTTACTTCACTTTAATTTCAAACTGTCATATGAATCCTCTGTGTTAGGAATCTCTAAATCTAGATTTTGTATTTTGTGTCCCGCAAATTTTTTACAATGAACTTTAAAGATAAATTGCTTATAGTATTGTAGATGTCAGGAAAATGTACGTATGTACATGGAAAGTACAAGTGtgattttttattaaaatacaTGGATAAATAGACTGCATAAAAGGTGACACCTCTTTGTGGAAAATGAGACTTAATTTGAAGCATTTTCCTCGTAATTAATGAGCTTACCAGTATATTTTGGAGAGTAATTCAGCGTGTTGAACCTCTTCTTGATTGGTGAAAGCCAGGTGAGTTTGGAGAATTTAGATGTTTGGACTGGTTTAATGTGCACATATTGTGAGATGCCCCAACTGGATGCGAGTCTCTTATCTCAAAACAAGGAACAGAATATTAACCTTAATTTTTAAAACTGTTCCCTGTTAGTGTTTAATTTCTGTTCTCCTGTCCCTTTTCTGGGTCCTTTTTtttgtttgggggggggggggatgaatTGGAGATGGGAATGTACAGATGCATGCCAAGCACGTTTACACTGAGAAAATTGGTGGTGCTTACATTCTCCTCCACTTGTCAGTGTAACAGTTACAATACTTTCTTCTCTTTTGGGCGGCTATTTTTATGATATGTTTTTTCTCATCATTTTCCAGAGCAACTGGGGATGCGGAGGAACCTGATCGTATTTTTGTTGGTGGATTGCCATACCTTTTTACTGAAGTGCAGATAAAAGACCTACTGGAGTCTTTTGGGTACAAAAATCTTATTAGATGGCAATTGTCACTAAGTTTCAGAATATTATGGAGCTCTGATGTATTGAATTTGTATATTGTAGACCCTTGCGCAGATTTGAGGTGGTGAAGGATAGAGAGACAGGAAACTCTAAAGGTTATGGTTTCTGCACATATCAGGTAATTAAGCTGATATCTAAGTTCATTCTTGTCTTATACTTTTGGGATGTAGAAAATGTTCCATGACATCCATCTCTTTCCCTTTCCATATTCCTTTTTCGAGCCGATTAATTAGCTATTTTTCTTCTGTGGATCTTCATTTTTGTTTAATAATTATCATTCCGTAATTTGATTATTTACTCGTTATCCTTCAATTAATGTAATCCCATGCCCTTTACAGTTTACACTGAATGTTTGCTATATTGAAGTCTTGGCTTTATAGTTTATCCGCATTTCAGGAtccatttttttttcttgtagTAGCAGGATTGCATACTCTTTTCTCCCAGTTACTTGATCCTATGGTTTGAGATTGAGAGCTTGCTGATTGATCTCTTGGGTTTATAGTTTTGCCTTTCAggctcaatttttttttcttttcttgttgataCTTCAAAGCAATTGCTTAATACTGCACCAAGCATTGTCGATATACGACAAGGGAGCACAGAGGACCACTAAAAACCAACCTAATACTGGATCGCCTACTTTATCTAGACACACAATAAAGAGAGTGACCTTGAATCCTGTGTGTCTCTATAtggatttttcatttcttcctacTTTCCTTAGTCCATTTTGCCCAAGTGAATTATCTTAATAAACAATCTCCCACCAACAAACTTCTGCTTCTTATCAGCTAACGCAATATACTCAGTTTCTCAATCATCAGTATTACTTCCTCCGCAGCTGCCTCCATTTCAGTTCCACATTATGGCTCTCATAGATACCTATGCTGATCCTACAGCCCAACTCAGCTTCTTCACTGCACAGCATATTAGCCGTTTGCAGATAATTTACCTAATCTCTCTCCATTGTTCCTATGCTGATTATTTTCCTTATGCCTCTGTCATAGTTCACTGAAGATGTCAATCTCGTTAGTTACAAATGAAGTCCTCCCAATGTAGTTAGATTTCCAAATCCAAGCATAGGTGGATTTTTGTAATTCTCCTTGCCAGCACTTCTCTCCATCCAGTCTCTTCCTATTTTAATAAGCAGGGATAAGGTTTCATCCTCCTGCCAGTTAAGTGAAATGCTAAAAAATATACCAAAGTTCCAGATTTTTCACTGAGTCCACACTGAATTGTCCTCTGTTTCTTCTAGATCTCGACATTTCACCTCCTTTGGATGAAATTCCCATTGCTTCTTGATAATGCTGAAGAAGGTTTTACCTTATATTGGGTAGCTAACAAACTATTACTTGCTTCAGGATCCATTAGTTACAGACATTGCTTGTGCTGCGTTAAACGGCTTAAAGATGGGTGACAAGACACTGACGGTTCGGCGTGCTACCTCTAGGTATGTTTTCATCCAGCGTTTAGGAAATCCAATGACTGAAGACTGGAAATTTGTGAGGCATGCAATATTTCTTTTGGAATCTTTTCTAAATCCTGTATCACCTCCGCCTTTGTGTTTTAGTTGGATGGGTTCGTCATGGCTTCTTTGTCGTACATCTAATTCTGTTTAGTATCAAAAGCATGTTCTCATCATTATGATAACAGATTAAATTTTCTAAACCGAACTCTTTTGATTGTTTACGTTTGGTGTCATCATCCACATCTACATTGTATGTTAACAGATTATGTTTTCGAGGTTCATGTATAAGAGATGACCTTCCTTTGAGAAGATATGCAGAAGTACATTATGCGACCCAAGAAACGTGTGGTTTCTACCCATTTAGATAGTCTGAGAATTTTGTCATTTCAATTTTGTTAGTCCTTGGGAACAGTGTAGCTACTGATAATTCAGAGTCAGAGTACTGAGTAGGTTGAATTGTTCAGTAAGCAGTTATTTGCTTTCAGAAACAAGTGTCTTGCATGCTTGCTTCGTTAGCTCAAAAAGTAGAATTTGTAAACTGCCTTGAGCTTGACTTATGTTCAAGCAGGAGAGTTTACTTCTGAATGATGATTAACTTCCTTCCATACATGGTCTATGCCTTCCATATGTTATTTTGTTGAAGGGGACTGGGAATTCATGGCATGTCTTTCATGTTTTGTTGCTGGGAACCCACTTGCGATTAGGAAAGGGCTATTCTATATTTAACCACTCGATGGTAATTTTACTATGTTCTTTTATATGACTTTTTCCAATCATGTTTAACAGCAGTGGGCAGGTGAAGTCAGAACAGGAGTGTATATTAGCTCAGGCAAGGCAACATATAGCTATGCAGGTTGAATGTTATCTACAGTATTAACTTATTATTCTAAATATTCTTCTGAGCCTTGGAGCATCAGTAAAGTTGTCTCCGtttgacctataggtcacgggttcgagccgtggaagcagccactaatgcttgcattaggtaggctgtctacatcacaccccttagGTGCGGCCCTTTTCCCGGGCCCTGCGTGAATGtgggatgctttgtgcaccagGCTACCCTTTTATTCTAAATACTCCTCTGACCCAAATGCTTCAACATTTTTCACTTCCCGAGTTTTGAGCTCAGTGAACTTTGACTAATATTTTTGATATCAGCAAGTTGCAATTTGTAGAACTTCTGGTGAAATTTCTGGATGTCTAAATTTTAATTCGATCGAATAAATAAAACTGATCCAATCTAACTCTTAAAATTGGTCAAATAAGTGATCGGGACAGAGTGAGCATTTTTCTCGACTTTTAATCGCTTAAGGACTATGCTGCTTACTTGCAGAAAATGGCTTTTGAAGCTGGTGGTATGACTATTCCTGGTACCGAGATAGGGCCTGTTGTGACTGCTGAGATTCCAACCAAGGTGTTATGCTTAACTGAGGTATTTACACGTCTTAGAGATAAGGATATTCGTTATATAACTTATATTTAAAGGTAATGATAAAAATATCGAAGTAATTCTAATAGGTTATCTTCCTCTGGATGTATTGAAGGTAATTACCCCTCAAGAATTGTTTGATGACGTAGAGTATGGAGAAATTTTGGAAGACATGAAAGAAGAAGGCCGGAAATTTGGTGACTACAGCTTCTCATTCATTAACATAtcttttgttctcttttttttgttgctTTAGAATGTATTGTTTATGTTTCAATCTGCTTGCCGTATTTGCATATAAAATGCTTCTATTAAGAAAAGATGATTGAAAGGGAGCCACTTTCAGATTGATTAATTATGGACTATTTTAAATAACTGCAACAGTACACAGGGAGTTGCTTGCCTGTGGACTCTTCTTTTTGATACCTTGGAAACAACAAAAAGTTGTCGTATGATGGTTGGTGCCTTACCTCCATAATTGAATGAAGAAGAAATTTTAAGATCTGAATGAAGAAGAACTTAAAAGAAAAAGATATCTATACTAGAAGAGGgctatttttttttggatttttgctcATTCGTACAGAAAACCCAGCACTACCTTTGTGCTGTTTATGAATATAATTATTGccacttcaaaaaaaaaaaaaaaagaagagattcTGTTCTCTGAGAAGTTCTTGCTACTAAAACTTCTTTGAATAGATGATAAAAGATTCAACTGATTAAAATTCTTAATGTATTGTATATTTTTTATCTTGAGTTTTCCCTCTCATATGTGCCCTTTAATTTGTAGGATTAAGTATTTCCGAGTCATTAACGGATTTTGTTTGGCTGAATTATAGGTGACTTGATTGATGTTGTTATACCTCGGCCAGAACCTGATCATCAAATTATCGAAGGTCATGGGAAGGTAATAATGTTGTCCATTACTCCATTTTGTGTCCAAGCTTTAGGAATCGACTCAATGTTATTTCGAGCATTTCTCGCGTCCTTGCTTTGTGCTCTACAAATACTTCATATTGTTGTACAACTGAGCAATAAAACCTGTACAAGTTTGCTGCCATGAAAAGCAAAAAGCCCGTGGTCATTTCCTTGTTGAAAATGGGAAAATAAGGTGTTCTGTTACTTGCAGTCTGCCCTTCTTTTCTTCTGTACTTGTTTGGTTCTAGATCTGAGATAATCATCATAGAATTTCTACTTACCTTACTCAATTTGTGAAGGAGAAAATGATGCATAAGCAAGTTTTAggctttcttttttcttctctcctaCAGAAATGTAAATGAAGGTAGTGTAGACTCTGAAAATGTTGAAAGTATGTGTTTGTGTTTTTTGCTGCACGGAGAATACTCGTTATTTAATCCTCATTAAGCACACACAATGTAGCATTATCATTGGGGATAACTCTACGTGTATGTGGTATCTTGAAAGTTCACCAGATATGGGTGCTAGCCATGAAAGCAATTGTCGAGGATAACAAACTGCAGTTATAAGAGACTGTCGATCTTGAATTTCATTCTCATTGTTTCACATGGGTGTTTGTGTTCCAAATTGCAGGTATTTCTGGAGTACTCGGACATTACTGGTTGTAGCAATGCAAAGGCTGCACTTGCTGGCAGGAAATTTGGAGGAAATACTGTCATTGCCATTTATTATCCTGAAGACAAATACTATGACAAGGATTATGCCTCTTAGGTTTCTGAAAATTTTCCATGTTGATAGTCTTTGTATATGTTTAGTGTTTGTAATTGTCAGTTTGCTGCAGTCTGGGTTGTTCGATAATGGTCAAGTAGGAGTAGTTTTTCACTACCCCGTTCAAACTACTGAAATTACTagattttaattcttttttatttccaGCACCTTGTAATGCCGTGTATTAAGATTTAAGGGGTAGTTAGGCAACAAACTAGATAGAATAGATTTCATTTGGAATGGATTGACTACAAGGATGAACTTCGAGTATATGGCAATTAAAATTTTCATTATTTCAAATATACCTTTATTAGAGTTGCTAAATTTGACGTTAAGAAAATATTTCTTTAAATATGTTT contains:
- the LOC104224091 gene encoding splicing factor U2af large subunit B-like isoform X2; this encodes MPRYESKNDDRRRSPPYSYKDRKSHHHESQSNGSQHDRLRDKYSRDEDRHHGEYKDKSSKGYRRNDDNDDYSRSRNHKFDRRQHRGGREKDETRRSRSRSKDRSYEKARSRSYSPLPPKSKRTSGFDMAPPVAAAFSSGAEQVLGSSNAPQSIPGMLQNVFPTDTIQVNQLGSFPFLPVQAMSQQATRHARRVYVGGLPPLANEQTISAFFSHVMSAVGGNSAGPGDAVVNVYINHEKKFAFVEMRTVEEASNAMALDGVVFEGVSVRVRRPTDYNPSLAAALGPGHPSPHLNLTAAGLTPGATGDAEEPDRIFVGGLPYLFTEVQIKDLLESFGPLRRFEVVKDRETGNSKGYGFCTYQDPLVTDIACAALNGLKMGDKTLTVRRATSSGQVKSEQECILAQARQHIAMQKMAFEAGGMTIPGTEIGPVVTAEIPTKVLCLTEVITPQELFDDVEYGEILEDMKEEGRKFGDLIDVVIPRPEPDHQIIEGHGKVFLEYSDITGCSNAKAALAGRKFGGNTVIAIYYPEDKYYDKDYAS
- the LOC104224091 gene encoding splicing factor U2af large subunit B-like isoform X1; amino-acid sequence: MPRYESKNDDRRRSPPYSYKDRKSHHHESQSNGSQHDRLRDKYSRDEDRHHGEYKDKSSKGYRRNDDNDDYSRSRNHKFDRRQHRGGREKDETRRSRSRSKDRSYEKARSRSYSPLPPKSKRTSGFDMAPPVAAAFSSGAEQVLGSSNAPQSIPGMLQNVFPTDTIQVNQLGSFPFLPVQAMSQQATRHARRVYVGGLPPLANEQTISAFFSHVMSAVGGNSAGPGDAVVNVYINHEKKFAFVEMRTVEEASNAMALDGVVFEGVSVRVRRPTDYNPSLAAALGPGHPSPHLNLTAAGLTPGATGDAEEPDRIFVGGLPYLFTEVQIKDLLESFGPLRRFEVVKDRETGNSKGYGFCTYQDPLVTDIACAALNGLKMGDKTLTVRRATSSSGQVKSEQECILAQARQHIAMQKMAFEAGGMTIPGTEIGPVVTAEIPTKVLCLTEVITPQELFDDVEYGEILEDMKEEGRKFGDLIDVVIPRPEPDHQIIEGHGKVFLEYSDITGCSNAKAALAGRKFGGNTVIAIYYPEDKYYDKDYAS